From Styela clava chromosome 6, kaStyClav1.hap1.2, whole genome shotgun sequence, one genomic window encodes:
- the LOC120331341 gene encoding guanine nucleotide-binding protein G(I)/G(S)/G(O) subunit gamma-11-like has translation MAAQNAEEDEVPEHPMDLMTLNQADTYVEQFRRQLKMHREQVSVVSEAIMNFCVEEMKTDPLIKGMDTKTNPYLEKKECSLI, from the exons ATGGCTGCCCAAAATGCCGAAGAGGATGAAGTACCTGAGCATCCAATGGACTTGATGACTCTGAATCAAGCAGATACGTATGTTGAACAGTTTCGAAGGCAACTTAAAATGCATAGAGAGCAG GTTTCAGTCGTTTCCGAAGCAATCATGAATTTTTGCGTTGAAGAGATGAAAACTGATCCTCTAATTAAAGGGATGGACACAAAAACAAATCCATATCTTGAGAAGAAAGAATGTAGTTTAATATGA